In a single window of the Hydrogenobaculum sp. 3684 genome:
- the miaB gene encoding tRNA (N6-isopentenyl adenosine(37)-C2)-methylthiotransferase MiaB, producing MKYFIKTYGCQMNINDSEKIKGILQTQGYEPATKEEDADLVILNTCTIREKPDQKVWSHLGEIKKLKSKNPNVKIGVCGCMAQRAGYEIASKMPFIDLVFGTKNIHHIPKLLEDVKLGNRAIEILEEEDPLENILDSYPTVRDNSYCAYVTIMRGCDKECTYCVVPFTRGKERSRNPQSILDEVKSLVDSGVMEIHLIGQNVTAYGKDIGYPFYKLLENISKIEGVKRIRFTTGHPIDMTDDIIETMASLPNMVNHLHLPFQAGSDRILELMKRNYTKAYYLNRIEKLKAKIKDITFSTDVIIGFPTETEEDFQHTLDVVQTVEFEQVFSFKYSKRPNTPAYYMEDDLTDEIKTDRMKRLLEIQKAITSKLMRRYENTIQKVLVEDKKENTYIGRTTTNVWCNITSSQDLLGKEVEVLITKAGFQSLDGVVQNIL from the coding sequence ATGAAATACTTTATAAAAACTTACGGCTGTCAGATGAATATAAACGATTCTGAGAAAATAAAAGGTATTTTACAAACACAAGGGTATGAACCTGCTACAAAAGAAGAAGATGCCGATTTGGTTATATTAAACACATGCACCATAAGGGAAAAACCAGATCAAAAAGTTTGGTCTCATCTTGGAGAGATTAAAAAGTTAAAATCTAAAAATCCAAATGTAAAAATAGGTGTCTGTGGATGTATGGCCCAAAGAGCAGGATATGAAATAGCTTCAAAAATGCCTTTTATAGATTTGGTATTTGGCACTAAAAACATACACCATATACCCAAACTTTTGGAAGATGTGAAGCTTGGCAACAGAGCAATAGAAATATTGGAAGAAGAAGACCCTTTAGAAAACATACTAGATTCTTATCCTACCGTAAGAGATAACAGCTACTGTGCTTATGTTACTATAATGAGAGGCTGCGACAAAGAATGCACTTACTGCGTGGTACCTTTTACAAGGGGTAAAGAAAGAAGCAGGAACCCTCAAAGTATTTTAGATGAGGTAAAATCCCTTGTAGATAGCGGTGTTATGGAAATACACCTAATAGGTCAAAATGTTACCGCTTACGGCAAAGATATCGGTTACCCTTTTTATAAGCTTTTAGAAAACATATCAAAAATAGAAGGCGTAAAAAGAATAAGATTTACCACAGGTCATCCTATAGATATGACAGACGATATTATAGAGACAATGGCAAGCCTTCCAAATATGGTAAACCATTTACACCTTCCGTTCCAAGCAGGCTCAGATAGGATATTAGAGCTTATGAAAAGAAACTATACAAAGGCTTACTATCTAAATAGGATAGAAAAACTAAAAGCTAAAATAAAAGATATAACTTTCTCTACAGATGTCATCATAGGTTTTCCCACAGAAACAGAAGAGGACTTCCAGCATACTTTAGATGTAGTGCAAACTGTCGAGTTTGAGCAAGTGTTTTCTTTTAAATATTCAAAACGCCCAAATACACCTGCATACTATATGGAAGATGATCTAACAGATGAAATAAAAACAGACAGGATGAAAAGACTCTTAGAAATTCAAAAAGCAATAACCTCAAAGCTTATGAGAAGATATGAAAATACTATTCAAAAAGTGCTTGTAGAGGACAAAAAAGAAAACACATACATAGGAAGGACTACCACAAACGTATGGTGCAACATCACATCTTCACAAGATCTATTAGGAAAAGAGGTTGAAGTGCTTATCACAAAGGCTGGCTTCCAAAGTTTAGACGGTGTAGTTCAAAACATCCTTTAA
- a CDS encoding alpha/beta hydrolase, which translates to MRVFIHGWGFDNSVFSCISKEEDINLELPGHGNAINSLEEAGSFYSKVLKDYKSVEIIGWSMGASLGIMLTQRLKNVTSLRLIGFSPYFKEAHDKITISAFIRTMKKDFYKGIKEFRKNAYHSEFNGEYPIKDIALSILEEYINLDLREAVKNLDIPIKLIQGENDIVVPMQEAYKTKELNGKIDIFLYKGGHFPNIQVLKEL; encoded by the coding sequence GTGAGAGTGTTTATACACGGTTGGGGTTTTGACAATAGTGTATTTAGTTGTATATCAAAAGAAGAAGATATTAACTTGGAATTGCCAGGGCATGGAAACGCTATAAATTCTCTTGAAGAAGCAGGCTCCTTTTATAGTAAGGTACTAAAGGATTATAAAAGCGTAGAGATTATAGGTTGGTCTATGGGTGCTTCTTTGGGAATTATGTTAACACAACGCTTGAAAAACGTAACAAGTCTTAGGCTTATAGGCTTTAGTCCTTATTTTAAAGAAGCCCACGATAAAATTACGATTTCGGCTTTTATAAGGACTATGAAGAAAGATTTTTACAAAGGTATAAAAGAATTTAGAAAGAACGCCTATCATTCTGAGTTTAACGGTGAGTATCCAATAAAAGATATAGCTTTAAGTATACTTGAAGAATATATAAACCTTGATTTGAGAGAAGCTGTAAAGAATCTTGATATTCCTATTAAGCTTATACAAGGAGAAAATGACATTGTGGTACCTATGCAAGAAGCTTATAAAACAAAGGAATTAAATGGGAAAATAGATATATTTTTGTATAAAGGTGGGCATTTTCCTAATATACAAGTACTAAAAGAGTTATAA
- a CDS encoding histone deacetylase, translating into MKTALYYDDIYLLHDEPKHPENATRLKVALEYIYKSDIKNVLSFEKPRKATVEEVSKIHDTYYIQEIYEFCKKGGGYLDPDTYVYQYSYDVAMMAAGAILKAIEDIKDAKQEAAFCLVRPPGHHAEYAKAMGFCIFNNVAIGARKAQNLGYKKVYIADFDVHHPNGTQHIFYEDGSVFLFSTHCYPFYPGTGAADEKGFGEGLGTTLNVPLRAGTGDETYIEVYQTKFSESFRAFKPDILLISAGYDLHEDDPLGPMRVTSQGIKEITNILINAAKELNVPVVATLEGGYNYNATAQGILDTLFNMVNA; encoded by the coding sequence ATGAAAACAGCTTTGTATTATGATGATATATATCTTCTTCATGATGAGCCAAAACATCCAGAAAATGCCACCAGATTGAAAGTAGCTTTAGAATATATTTATAAATCTGACATAAAAAATGTTTTATCTTTTGAAAAGCCTAGAAAAGCTACGGTGGAAGAGGTATCAAAGATACACGACACTTATTATATACAGGAGATATACGAATTTTGTAAAAAAGGTGGTGGATATTTAGATCCAGATACTTACGTTTATCAATATAGCTACGATGTGGCAATGATGGCAGCCGGTGCTATTTTAAAGGCTATAGAGGATATAAAAGACGCTAAGCAAGAAGCTGCTTTTTGCTTGGTAAGACCACCTGGTCATCACGCTGAATATGCTAAAGCGATGGGTTTTTGCATTTTTAACAACGTAGCTATAGGTGCAAGAAAAGCCCAAAACCTTGGATACAAGAAAGTTTATATAGCAGATTTTGATGTGCATCATCCAAATGGTACACAGCATATTTTTTATGAGGACGGTTCTGTGTTTTTGTTTTCTACCCATTGCTATCCTTTTTATCCAGGTACCGGCGCAGCAGATGAAAAAGGCTTTGGAGAAGGTCTTGGCACCACGTTAAATGTACCGCTAAGGGCTGGCACTGGCGATGAAACTTATATAGAGGTATACCAGACAAAATTTTCAGAAAGTTTTAGAGCTTTTAAACCAGATATACTACTAATAAGTGCCGGGTACGATTTACACGAAGATGACCCGCTTGGTCCTATGAGGGTTACTTCGCAAGGTATAAAAGAGATTACCAATATACTTATAAATGCAGCAAAGGAACTTAATGTACCAGTTGTAGCAACGTTGGAAGGAGGATACAACTACAATGCTACCGCTCAAGGAATATTAGATACGTTATTCAACATGGTAAATGCATAA
- a CDS encoding CinA family protein, with product MNFINVIFEDVVCYDDYFERLQKYLFEKGYIISSEAKNYIIINKENYNPLDWDKLLNLEVRQKPLVLRLFYLDKYLEQLKDCYIRQTPFGFDIFTEESEVFRLLKEKYKDYIYTDIYESIEETVIKTLKDKSKTLVCAESCTAGMISSSLVNVAGSSSVFLGGFVVYSNDFKVNFLNVNKNLIEKYGAVSEEVVRAMALGALEYSDADISIAVSGIAGPGGSEFKPQGLTYMAIGTDEDILVYNYTFKSDRNTNRRQTTAFILFKLLKDVLNYTV from the coding sequence ATGAATTTTATAAACGTTATCTTTGAAGATGTTGTTTGTTATGATGATTACTTTGAAAGACTTCAAAAATATCTATTTGAAAAAGGTTATATAATTTCTTCAGAAGCCAAAAACTATATAATTATAAACAAGGAAAACTACAATCCGTTAGATTGGGATAAATTGTTAAATTTGGAAGTAAGACAAAAACCGCTGGTACTTAGATTGTTTTACTTGGATAAATATTTAGAGCAGTTAAAGGATTGTTATATAAGACAAACGCCATTTGGATTTGATATTTTTACAGAAGAAAGCGAAGTATTTAGGCTTTTAAAAGAAAAATACAAAGATTATATATATACAGATATTTACGAAAGCATAGAGGAAACGGTTATAAAGACTTTGAAAGACAAATCAAAAACTCTTGTTTGTGCTGAAAGTTGCACCGCCGGTATGATAAGTTCAAGCCTTGTGAACGTGGCTGGTTCATCTTCGGTATTCTTAGGAGGCTTTGTAGTTTATTCTAACGATTTTAAAGTAAATTTTTTAAACGTAAACAAAAATCTTATAGAAAAATACGGGGCAGTTTCAGAAGAAGTGGTAAGGGCGATGGCCCTTGGAGCTCTTGAGTACTCTGATGCTGATATATCGATTGCAGTTAGTGGTATAGCTGGTCCTGGGGGTAGCGAGTTTAAACCTCAAGGCCTTACCTATATGGCTATAGGCACAGATGAAGATATACTTGTATACAACTACACGTTTAAATCTGATCGCAATACCAATAGAAGACAAACAACGGCTTTTATATTGTTTAAACTTTTAAAGGATGTTTTGAACTACACCGTCTAA
- the groL gene encoding chaperonin GroEL (60 kDa chaperone family; promotes refolding of misfolded polypeptides especially under stressful conditions; forms two stacked rings of heptamers to form a barrel-shaped 14mer; ends can be capped by GroES; misfolded proteins enter the barrel where they are refolded when GroES binds): MAAKHVIYGEEARAKLKAGVDKLANAVKVTLGPKGREVIIEKKWGVPVVTKDGVTVAKEIELKDQFENIGAQLVKEVASKTADVAGDGTTTATVLAQAIFTEGLKAIASGANPMDLKRGIDDAVAMVIEEVKKASIPVTSNKEIEQVATISANNDPVIGKLLAEAMDKVGKDGVITVEESKSSETTLETVQGMQFDRGYLSPYFITDADKMQAVLENPYILIFEKKISNIKELLPVLENVVRVGRPLVIIAEDVEAEALATLVVNTLKGVIRAVAVKAPGFGQRRKDYLEDIAILTGGQAITEDLGIKLESVTLDMLGQAEKVIVDKENTTIVGGKGDKKKVEARIEQIKKQIKETTSDYDREKLQERLAKLSGGVAIIRVGAATESELKEKKARVEDAVHATKAAAEEGIVAGGGTALAKASRVLENYTNPNKDRELGVKIIYNACKYPLKQIAYNAGYEGSLVLEKVYENQDKNYGFDAATGEYKDMVKAGIIDPTKVVRTALQNAASAAGTMLTAEALIAELPEKKEKTPTPTDMPPDFD, from the coding sequence ATGGCAGCAAAACATGTTATCTATGGAGAAGAAGCAAGGGCAAAATTAAAAGCAGGTGTTGATAAGTTGGCTAATGCCGTTAAAGTCACCCTTGGACCTAAAGGTAGAGAAGTTATCATAGAAAAGAAATGGGGTGTACCAGTAGTTACAAAAGACGGAGTAACGGTAGCCAAAGAAATAGAGTTAAAAGATCAATTTGAAAACATAGGAGCCCAGCTTGTAAAAGAAGTAGCTTCCAAAACCGCCGATGTAGCAGGTGATGGTACTACTACAGCTACAGTTTTAGCTCAAGCTATATTCACAGAAGGTTTAAAAGCTATAGCCTCTGGGGCAAACCCAATGGATTTAAAAAGAGGTATAGATGATGCTGTAGCAATGGTTATAGAAGAAGTTAAAAAAGCCTCTATACCTGTTACCAGCAATAAAGAAATAGAACAAGTAGCTACAATATCCGCTAACAACGACCCTGTAATAGGAAAGTTGTTGGCCGAAGCTATGGACAAAGTAGGAAAAGATGGTGTAATAACCGTAGAAGAATCAAAATCCTCTGAAACCACACTCGAAACAGTGCAAGGTATGCAATTTGATAGAGGATACCTCTCACCATACTTTATAACCGACGCAGACAAGATGCAAGCTGTATTAGAAAACCCATACATACTAATATTTGAGAAGAAGATAAGCAATATAAAAGAACTTTTACCTGTATTAGAAAACGTAGTAAGAGTTGGTAGACCTTTAGTGATAATAGCTGAAGACGTAGAAGCTGAAGCTCTTGCTACTTTAGTAGTAAACACGCTAAAAGGTGTAATAAGAGCTGTAGCTGTAAAAGCACCTGGATTTGGCCAAAGAAGAAAAGACTACTTAGAAGATATAGCTATATTGACCGGCGGTCAAGCTATAACTGAAGATCTTGGTATAAAGTTAGAATCTGTAACCCTTGATATGCTTGGACAAGCCGAAAAAGTGATAGTGGATAAGGAAAACACCACTATAGTAGGTGGAAAGGGCGACAAGAAAAAAGTAGAAGCACGTATAGAGCAAATAAAGAAACAAATAAAAGAAACCACCTCAGACTACGATAGGGAAAAACTTCAAGAAAGACTTGCTAAGCTTTCTGGTGGCGTAGCCATTATAAGAGTTGGAGCAGCTACAGAATCTGAGCTAAAAGAAAAGAAGGCCAGAGTAGAAGATGCGGTACACGCCACAAAAGCTGCTGCTGAAGAAGGTATAGTAGCTGGTGGTGGTACAGCTTTAGCAAAAGCTTCAAGAGTATTAGAAAACTATACAAACCCCAACAAAGACAGAGAGCTAGGAGTAAAAATTATATACAACGCTTGCAAGTATCCTCTCAAACAAATAGCTTATAACGCAGGTTACGAAGGTTCTTTGGTGCTTGAAAAAGTGTATGAAAACCAAGACAAGAACTATGGTTTTGACGCTGCCACAGGAGAGTACAAAGATATGGTAAAAGCAGGTATAATAGACCCAACCAAAGTGGTAAGAACCGCTTTACAAAACGCAGCGTCTGCAGCCGGTACAATGCTAACCGCTGAAGCCCTTATAGCAGAACTTCCTGAAAAGAAGGAAAAGACACCAACCCCAACTGACATGCCACCAGATTTTGATTAA
- a CDS encoding penicillin-binding protein 2, translated as MKAQGLTVKSEKKLKLVIFLIFALYFLVLARAFYIQVIAGENYVKKVLADFPKGRIIKITSYRGSILDKNGQPLAISLPTISIYAFPKLIQNKQELADKLSKILGLPQFQILNTLNSKERFVWIARHVSQSDKGLVEQAILDTNNSKGVGVQSDFKRFYPNHNVASNLIGFVGWDGKGLDGMEYALNKYLGGKPIEVMTIFAPKEGKMVLKPLSIQDTGTQSDVYLTIDMGVQSIVEDIKNQIVKEFNPRRVAIVVEDVRNGNILGMATYPDFDPNDYYNYPQRDWRNSAVTDVFEPGSVMKPFFLGYAMAKGYIHRGETCNANGGRGDFYGHIVTDVEHNGILTMSQILVVSSNVCAMKVASHLTREDAENVVNLFHLVKPYNIIPGEQAGILPNFYYPINRMFATIGQSIAVNALNLANGYAALATDNLLKPHIIRKIVNPLGQVIYHEHVDVIHKNIYPQSTIDWLHYALEQVVEKGTGTAAKSNHFTIAGKTGTSQIFNFKTGHYSWRKVVAVFAGFFPVSNPRFSAVIVAYDPHPKNGALAWGGSVSAPYFKELVDRISFYYAIKPDKAEQSK; from the coding sequence ATGAAAGCTCAAGGTCTGACGGTAAAATCTGAGAAGAAGTTAAAACTTGTAATATTTTTAATATTTGCATTGTACTTTTTGGTATTGGCAAGAGCTTTTTATATACAGGTTATAGCTGGTGAAAACTACGTTAAAAAAGTTTTAGCAGATTTTCCAAAAGGACGTATTATAAAGATAACTTCTTATAGAGGCTCTATATTGGATAAAAACGGTCAACCTTTAGCTATAAGCTTGCCTACTATTTCTATATATGCGTTTCCAAAGTTAATACAAAACAAACAAGAACTAGCAGACAAACTTTCAAAAATATTAGGATTGCCGCAATTTCAAATATTAAATACCTTAAACTCTAAAGAAAGATTTGTATGGATAGCAAGACATGTTTCACAATCTGACAAAGGGCTAGTAGAACAAGCAATACTTGATACAAACAACTCTAAAGGCGTGGGAGTGCAGAGCGATTTTAAGAGGTTTTATCCAAATCACAACGTAGCTTCCAACCTAATAGGCTTTGTAGGATGGGACGGAAAAGGTCTTGATGGGATGGAGTACGCTTTAAACAAATATTTAGGCGGTAAACCAATAGAGGTGATGACGATATTTGCTCCAAAAGAAGGTAAGATGGTTTTAAAACCATTGTCCATTCAAGATACCGGTACCCAAAGCGATGTATATCTAACTATAGATATGGGTGTTCAATCTATAGTGGAGGATATAAAAAATCAGATAGTTAAAGAGTTTAATCCAAGGCGGGTGGCTATAGTAGTAGAAGATGTGAGGAATGGAAACATACTTGGTATGGCTACATATCCAGACTTTGATCCAAATGATTATTACAACTATCCACAAAGAGATTGGCGAAATTCTGCGGTTACAGATGTTTTTGAGCCCGGTTCTGTTATGAAGCCCTTTTTCTTAGGATATGCCATGGCAAAAGGTTATATCCACAGGGGGGAAACTTGCAATGCCAACGGTGGTAGAGGGGATTTTTACGGCCACATAGTAACAGACGTAGAACACAACGGTATACTTACGATGTCTCAAATTCTTGTTGTATCAAGCAACGTATGTGCTATGAAAGTGGCCTCTCATCTTACTAGAGAAGACGCTGAAAACGTAGTAAATCTATTTCACCTGGTAAAACCTTACAATATAATACCTGGTGAGCAAGCTGGTATATTGCCAAACTTTTATTATCCTATAAACCGTATGTTTGCCACTATAGGACAAAGTATTGCGGTAAACGCTTTGAATTTGGCAAATGGCTATGCAGCATTGGCAACTGACAATCTTCTAAAGCCACATATAATAAGAAAGATTGTGAACCCATTAGGGCAAGTAATATACCATGAGCATGTGGACGTGATCCATAAAAATATATATCCGCAGAGCACCATAGACTGGCTTCACTACGCTTTAGAGCAAGTTGTAGAAAAAGGTACTGGCACTGCTGCAAAATCAAACCATTTTACAATAGCTGGTAAAACGGGAACTTCTCAAATATTTAACTTCAAAACTGGTCATTACTCTTGGAGAAAAGTGGTAGCGGTTTTTGCAGGTTTTTTCCCAGTATCAAACCCAAGGTTTTCTGCTGTCATTGTTGCATATGACCCACATCCTAAAAATGGAGCTCTCGCTTGGGGCGGTAGTGTGTCTGCACCTTATTTTAAAGAATTAGTCGATAGAATAAGCTTTTATTACGCCATAAAACCTGATAAGGCAGAACAAAGCAAATGA
- the rsmH gene encoding 16S rRNA (cytosine(1402)-N(4))-methyltransferase RsmH: MHKSVLLKEVTDFLSNPCPKIHIDATLGLGGHAKALLEVCKDTFLIGIDKDENAIEIAKEKLKGFNAVFYHGSFKDFDIVLKEEGLLYFDSILFDFGVSSLQLDEEEGFSFQREDFLDMRMDKRQQKTAYIVINTYKEKELADMFYKYGEERLSKKIARSIVEKRKKKPIETTKELADIVSSCYPYKYSKINPATKVFQALRIEVNNELEDIKIALSKLLDFAKEGSKFAFISFHSLEDRLVKEFIKNNADRLKICSKKPITPSYEELLCNKRARSAKLRCAKLCYNEKKDEAFDS; encoded by the coding sequence ATGCATAAAAGCGTTCTTTTAAAAGAAGTTACAGATTTTCTTTCAAATCCTTGTCCAAAGATACATATAGATGCTACTTTAGGTCTTGGTGGTCATGCAAAAGCGCTTTTAGAAGTTTGTAAGGATACGTTTTTAATAGGCATAGACAAGGACGAAAACGCCATTGAAATAGCCAAAGAGAAGCTAAAAGGTTTTAATGCGGTATTTTATCATGGTTCTTTTAAAGATTTTGATATTGTGCTAAAAGAAGAGGGCTTATTGTATTTTGACTCTATCCTTTTTGATTTTGGTGTATCGTCTTTACAGCTTGACGAGGAGGAGGGTTTTTCATTTCAAAGGGAAGATTTTCTTGATATGAGAATGGATAAAAGGCAACAAAAAACAGCTTATATTGTAATAAATACCTATAAAGAAAAAGAGTTGGCTGATATGTTTTATAAGTACGGTGAAGAAAGGCTGTCAAAAAAAATAGCAAGATCTATAGTAGAGAAAAGAAAGAAAAAACCTATAGAGACCACAAAAGAGCTGGCAGATATAGTATCATCTTGTTATCCATACAAATATAGCAAAATCAATCCCGCCACAAAAGTGTTTCAAGCTCTTAGGATAGAGGTAAACAACGAATTAGAGGATATAAAGATAGCTCTGTCAAAACTTTTAGATTTTGCAAAAGAGGGCTCTAAATTTGCTTTTATATCATTCCATTCTTTGGAAGATAGGCTTGTGAAAGAATTTATAAAAAACAACGCCGATAGACTTAAAATTTGCTCTAAAAAGCCGATAACACCTTCTTATGAGGAGTTACTTTGCAACAAAAGAGCTAGATCAGCAAAGTTACGTTGCGCAAAGTTATGCTATAATGAAAAGAAGGATGAAGCTTTTGATAGTTAG
- the groES gene encoding co-chaperone GroES, with protein sequence MKLKPIYDKIVVKRMEEKEQKTPSGIIIPDTAKEKPQVGEVIAVGSGKVLNNGEIRPLAVKVGDKVLFNKYAGTEVELDGEKYLVMAEDEVLAIIE encoded by the coding sequence ATGAAGTTGAAACCGATTTACGACAAGATTGTTGTAAAGCGCATGGAAGAAAAGGAACAAAAAACACCGTCTGGTATCATAATACCAGATACGGCTAAAGAAAAGCCTCAAGTAGGTGAGGTAATAGCAGTGGGTAGCGGAAAAGTTCTAAACAACGGTGAAATAAGACCGTTGGCTGTAAAGGTGGGTGATAAAGTTCTTTTCAACAAATATGCCGGCACAGAAGTAGAGTTGGACGGCGAAAAATATCTTGTAATGGCCGAAGACGAAGTATTGGCTATAATTGAATAA
- a CDS encoding glycosyltransferase family 39 protein, whose product MDYLISRKHYLLLFLVIALYFLNLGTNQVFAPNESFYADAALNMLKTGNYLIPIYNDHIRLAKPPLLYWLIALSFKIFGVSSFSLRLPSALAGTFCVLFTYLFGENIAKNLGLYGAIATGMALEFVSNARYASPEVLFCFFISSSIYFLYFYLKSQKIYYLVASTILSSLAMLTKGPVGVLIVGFVGFWYIVFENPNLLKDYKLYMAFVIALFIGGLWYIEVLNSPYKELFIHKFYVENIKRINGLESDPWYFYIKDTIVSFAPFSIILYLFFLNLKGLKTIKLASVWFFSLFIVFSLIKMKIPTYLIPAYPAMGFIVGINALAKKYFRYMFWILFCIGLLIYYALIVFVLPSIEPYRPYKEMGYVIRLYKNNKPVYYEGYFIHQLPFYADTTIKKFAKNSKPGILITETPCKKPLWEGYVYTDSESRFLVFLKDIYKFKKGDIKDSKFKKFYICNYKGPILLGP is encoded by the coding sequence ATGGATTATTTGATATCGCGTAAACATTATCTTTTGCTTTTTTTAGTAATAGCACTCTATTTTTTAAACCTTGGTACAAATCAGGTTTTTGCTCCTAACGAGTCTTTTTATGCAGATGCCGCTTTAAATATGCTGAAAACTGGCAACTATCTAATTCCCATTTACAACGACCATATAAGGCTTGCCAAACCACCCCTTTTATATTGGCTAATAGCCTTATCTTTTAAAATATTTGGGGTTTCTAGCTTTTCTTTGAGATTACCCTCCGCCCTTGCCGGGACTTTTTGTGTTCTATTTACTTACCTCTTCGGAGAAAATATAGCAAAAAACTTAGGCCTTTACGGTGCTATTGCCACAGGTATGGCTCTTGAATTTGTATCAAACGCCAGGTATGCTTCTCCAGAGGTGCTTTTTTGCTTTTTCATAAGTAGCTCTATATATTTTCTTTATTTTTATCTTAAAAGCCAAAAAATTTATTACCTTGTAGCATCTACAATATTGTCTTCTTTGGCGATGCTTACCAAAGGTCCTGTGGGAGTTTTGATAGTGGGTTTTGTGGGCTTTTGGTATATTGTATTTGAAAATCCTAATCTTTTAAAAGATTATAAGCTATACATGGCGTTTGTTATAGCTCTTTTTATAGGCGGGCTTTGGTATATAGAAGTCTTAAATTCACCTTACAAAGAGCTTTTTATACACAAATTTTATGTAGAAAACATAAAGAGAATAAACGGTTTAGAATCCGACCCTTGGTATTTTTACATAAAAGATACTATAGTGTCTTTTGCCCCTTTTTCTATTATACTTTATTTGTTTTTTCTTAACCTTAAAGGCTTAAAAACTATAAAACTTGCAAGTGTATGGTTTTTTTCGCTTTTTATAGTGTTTTCCTTGATAAAGATGAAGATTCCAACGTACCTCATACCAGCTTATCCAGCGATGGGTTTTATAGTGGGTATAAACGCACTGGCTAAAAAATACTTTAGATATATGTTTTGGATACTATTTTGTATTGGGCTTTTGATATACTATGCTTTGATTGTTTTTGTTTTACCATCCATAGAACCTTATAGACCATATAAAGAAATGGGATATGTTATAAGGCTTTATAAAAATAATAAACCGGTTTATTATGAAGGGTATTTCATCCATCAACTACCGTTTTATGCTGATACTACGATTAAAAAATTTGCCAAAAATTCGAAACCAGGTATTTTGATAACGGAAACCCCATGTAAAAAACCTTTATGGGAGGGTTATGTATATACAGATTCTGAGTCAAGATTTTTAGTGTTTTTAAAAGATATTTACAAATTTAAAAAAGGCGATATTAAAGATTCTAAGTTTAAAAAATTTTATATATGTAATTATAAAGGCCCCATTTTGTTGGGGCCTTGA
- the rph gene encoding ribonuclease PH, producing the protein MRKNNRKLDELRPIRIQRDFNIHAEGSCLVEFGNTRVICTASIADSVPPFLKGKNQGWITAEYSMLPRATATRNMRESVTGKIGGRTHEIQRMIGRAMRAVIDLTKIGERTIWIDCDVIQADGGTRTASVVGAFIAMTDAIIKLNEQKLINSVPIRDTVGAVSVGIVNNQLMLDLDFEEDSNAAVDMTIVATGSGEIVEIHSLGEEATYTRKEFEAMLDLGLESLKQIVELQNVFYEKMPSINLWKRKSVKEAKL; encoded by the coding sequence ATGAGGAAAAACAATAGAAAACTTGACGAATTAAGACCCATAAGGATTCAAAGAGACTTCAATATACATGCAGAGGGCTCTTGTTTGGTAGAGTTTGGTAATACAAGGGTGATATGTACAGCGTCTATAGCCGATAGCGTGCCACCTTTTTTAAAAGGCAAAAACCAAGGATGGATAACGGCAGAATATTCTATGTTGCCAAGGGCCACAGCCACAAGAAATATGAGAGAATCGGTGACTGGCAAAATAGGCGGAAGAACACACGAGATCCAAAGAATGATAGGAAGGGCTATGAGAGCTGTTATAGACCTTACAAAAATAGGTGAAAGAACCATATGGATAGATTGTGATGTTATACAAGCAGATGGCGGTACAAGAACCGCTTCAGTAGTGGGCGCTTTTATAGCTATGACTGATGCTATAATAAAGTTAAACGAACAGAAGCTTATAAACTCTGTGCCAATAAGAGATACAGTAGGAGCTGTATCTGTGGGAATAGTAAACAATCAACTGATGCTTGACCTTGATTTTGAAGAAGATTCAAATGCCGCTGTAGATATGACTATAGTAGCAACTGGGAGCGGTGAGATAGTGGAGATACATTCTTTGGGAGAAGAGGCTACTTACACGAGGAAGGAGTTTGAAGCTATGTTGGATCTTGGATTGGAAAGTCTGAAACAAATAGTAGAGCTTCAAAATGTTTTTTATGAAAAAATGCCCTCTATAAATCTTTGGAAGAGGAAAAGCGTTAAGGAGGCTAAGCTATGA